One part of the Anaerolineales bacterium genome encodes these proteins:
- a CDS encoding ferredoxin — translation MNEDGHKQQKPLVISRVVVDRELCIGAAPCVTVAPGVFQLDEENKAYVVDPNGADAETILLAAQACPTQAIILYDEDGNQIYPEA, via the coding sequence ATGAATGAAGACGGACACAAACAACAGAAACCCCTCGTCATTTCCCGGGTCGTCGTGGACCGAGAACTCTGTATTGGCGCGGCGCCATGCGTGACCGTCGCGCCCGGCGTGTTCCAACTCGATGAAGAAAATAAGGCGTATGTAGTGGATCCGAATGGCGCGGACGCGGAGACCATTTTGCTTGCGGCACAGGCATGTCCCACGCAGGCGATCATTTTATACGACGAAGACGGAAATCAAATCTATCCGGAAGCGTGA